The genome window GCGACCCCGGCCCCGGGGCCGGGGTTTTTTCACGCCCGCCCGGCGGACCGTGCCCAGGGGCCCTCGCTCAGCTCCCCTGCTCCACGTACTCCTTGAAGTGCTCCAGATCGCTGCGCACCAGCCGTTCGATGGCGCTCGCCTGGGCGAAGCCCCTCGGGCCGCCGAACGTCTCCCTGACCGCACCCGGGTCGTACGCGAGCCGCGCCTGCACCCGGGTGTGGTCCCTGTCGATCGACTGCAGAGAGAAGGAGCCCTTCAGCTCCGGTTCGCCCGTGGTGCGCCACTCCATCACGCGTTCCCCGCCGCGGTCGGAGACCTCCGCCTCGATCTCCCGGGCCCGGCCGCCCGCCTCGACGCCCAGATGCGCCCGGCCGCCCGCCTCCGTACGGGCGTCCCGCAGTCCGTCCACGAAGCGCGGATAGTTCTCCACCCGGTGCAGGCTCTCCCAGGCCGTGTCGATCGGAACTCCCACATCCACGTGCTCTTCGAGGGTGCTCATGGCTGACCTCCGCGTTCGGTTCGTCCCCCCTCCTGCCTTCTGCTTCCAGTGTGCGCCCGGCAACAGCCCGTGGACCGAAAAGCGAGACGGGGCTGACCAGCATGTGACCGGCCGGTAAGGTCGATGGCGTGCCGAAGCCCCTCAGTCTGTCCTTCGACCCCATCTCCCGCGCCGACGAGCACTGGAAGCAGCGGTGGGGAAACGTGCCGTCCATGGCCGCGATCACCTCGATCATGCGGGCGCAGCAGATCCTGCTGGCCGAGGTCGACGCGGTGGTGAAACCGTACGGACTGACCTTCGCGCGCTACGAGGCGCTGGTACTGCTCACCTTCTCCAAGGCGGGCGAGCTGCCCATGTCCAAGATCGGCGAGCGGCTCATGGTGCACCCCACGTCGGTCACCAACACCGTGGACCGCCTGGTCAGGTCCGGCCTGGTCGCCAAGCGGCCCAACCCCAACGACGGCCGCGGCACCCTCGCCTCCATCACCGACAAGGGCCGCGAGGTCTGCGACGCGGCCACCCGGGACCTGATGGCGATGGACTTCGGGCTCGGCTGCTACGACGCGGAGGAGTGCGCCGAGATCTTCGCGATGCTGCGTCCGCTGCGCATCGCCGCGGGGGACTTCAAGGAGGGCTGAGCGGCGGTCGTGCGGCGCCGGGGGTGCCGGAAGATCGACGCAAACCGGCCGTTACGCTCGGAGCCATGAAAAAGAGCGTGCTGACCCGCTACCGCGTGATGGCCTACGTCACCGGTGTGCTGCTGGTCCTGCTGACCCTCGGTGTCATCGCCAAGTACATCCTCGACGTGAACGGCGCGGCCGACTTCACCCGCGTCATCGGCATCGCCCACGGCTGGCTGTACGTCATCTACCTGGTCTTCGCCTTCGACCTGGGCTCGAAGGCGAAGTGGCCGGTCGGCAAGCAGCTGTGGGTCCTGCTCGCGGGGACGATCCCGACGGCCGCCTTCTTCGTGGAGCGCAAGGTCACCCACGAGCTCGAGTCGAAGATCGCGGAGGACGCTCCCGCGGTCGCCAAGGCGTAGCGGAGACCGCCGTACGGAGGCCGTGCGGCGGTCTGCCGTCGACATTTACTTGGACGTCCTAGTAAATTCGAGGGTATGGACGCTGACGCCATCGAGGAGGGCCGCCGACGCTGGCAGGCCCGGTACGACGCCTCACGCAAGCGCGAGGCCGATTTCACGACGCTCTCCGGCGATCCCGTGGAGCCTGTGTACGGGCCCCGGCCCTCAGACACGTACGAGGGTTTCGAGCGGATCGGCTGGCCCGGTGAGTACCCCTTCACCCGCGGCCTGTACCCGACCGGCTACCGGGGGCGGACCTGGACCATCCGCCAGTTCGCCGGGTTCGGCAACGCCGAGCAGACGAACGAGCGCTACAAGATGATCCTGGACGCCGGCGGCGGAGGCCTGAGCGTCGCCTTCGACATGCCGACCCTCATGGGCCGCGACTCCGACGACCCGCGTTCGCTCGGCGAGGTCGGGCACTGCGGTGTCGCGATCGACTCGGCCGCGGACATGGAGGTCCTGTTCAAGGACATCCCC of Streptomyces cynarae contains these proteins:
- a CDS encoding MarR family winged helix-turn-helix transcriptional regulator, with the translated sequence MPKPLSLSFDPISRADEHWKQRWGNVPSMAAITSIMRAQQILLAEVDAVVKPYGLTFARYEALVLLTFSKAGELPMSKIGERLMVHPTSVTNTVDRLVRSGLVAKRPNPNDGRGTLASITDKGREVCDAATRDLMAMDFGLGCYDAEECAEIFAMLRPLRIAAGDFKEG
- a CDS encoding SRPBCC family protein, with the protein product MSTLEEHVDVGVPIDTAWESLHRVENYPRFVDGLRDARTEAGGRAHLGVEAGGRAREIEAEVSDRGGERVMEWRTTGEPELKGSFSLQSIDRDHTRVQARLAYDPGAVRETFGGPRGFAQASAIERLVRSDLEHFKEYVEQGS
- a CDS encoding DUF3817 domain-containing protein, whose translation is MKKSVLTRYRVMAYVTGVLLVLLTLGVIAKYILDVNGAADFTRVIGIAHGWLYVIYLVFAFDLGSKAKWPVGKQLWVLLAGTIPTAAFFVERKVTHELESKIAEDAPAVAKA